In Tamandua tetradactyla isolate mTamTet1 chromosome 7, mTamTet1.pri, whole genome shotgun sequence, the following are encoded in one genomic region:
- the SPX gene encoding LOW QUALITY PROTEIN: spexin (The sequence of the model RefSeq protein was modified relative to this genomic sequence to represent the inferred CDS: substituted 1 base at 1 genomic stop codon): MXGLRNLVTTTLALFLVFSFMGNFSSARQSLFERRNWTPQAMLYLKGAQGRRFLSDQTRRKDLSDRPPPERRSPNSQPLTLPEAAALLLAAWQKPQESWRRKL; encoded by the exons ATGTAGGGACTCAGAAATCTGGTGACAACAACCTTGGCTCTTTTCCTGGTGTTTTCTTTCATGGGGAATTTCAGCAGTGCTCGGCAG AGTCTCTTTGAAAGAAGGAACTGGACTCCTCAAGCTATGCTCTACCTAAAGGGTGCAC AGGGGCGCCGCTTCCTCTCCGACCAGACCCGGAGGAAGGATCTCTCCGACCGGCCGCCGCCAG AAAGGCGTAGCCCAAATTCCCAACCACTAACTCTTCCCGAGGCAGCAGCCCTGTTACTGGCTGCCTGGCAGAAACCGCAAGAAAG